In Halomarina salina, one DNA window encodes the following:
- a CDS encoding MFS transporter, with protein sequence MSSLFRNANFARLFAGRVVTNAGDSLYYVASMWLVYDLTGSSFYTGLAGFLVLAPSAFQFLFGPLVDRVSLRRLLVGTQLTQAVVVLTVPLAFTLGYLNVWVVLAVMPILSLLNQPVYPAQSAALPRLVERDELVRANSLFALAYQGIDAGFNALGGVLVAVVGATALFVLDAATFVAAAALFAGLRVRAAGETSDSVGGPEDAPDTAEPVAATDGGADETAERPDGGEEPTGAGDDPTSYVADLREGIAFLRGTVMGKVMLGSVVVNGTFGAALAVLPAYGDMLGGEIAYGLLTAGVGGGLFVGALAASRFEDYAFGWLNVVSFLVGAVLWAAAVTVGWFPGTVALLALALVPVGVTNVLFSALVQSLVPEAMLGRASAVMGSMSSAATPVGALLGGAAADAFGVTVVLYVTAAGLLGLAVYLASIRQFRRLPRISDVETLAVE encoded by the coding sequence ATGTCTAGTCTCTTCCGGAACGCGAACTTCGCCCGCCTGTTCGCCGGGCGGGTCGTCACCAACGCGGGTGACAGCCTCTACTACGTCGCCTCGATGTGGCTCGTCTACGACCTCACCGGGTCGTCGTTCTACACCGGGCTCGCGGGGTTCCTCGTGCTCGCACCGAGCGCCTTCCAGTTCCTGTTCGGCCCGCTCGTCGACCGCGTCTCGCTCCGCAGACTGCTCGTCGGCACGCAACTCACGCAGGCGGTGGTCGTCCTCACGGTCCCGCTGGCGTTCACGCTCGGCTATCTGAACGTCTGGGTCGTCCTCGCCGTGATGCCGATACTCTCCCTGCTCAACCAGCCGGTCTACCCGGCACAGTCCGCGGCGCTCCCGCGGCTGGTCGAGCGTGACGAACTCGTCCGCGCGAACTCGCTGTTCGCGCTGGCCTACCAGGGCATCGACGCGGGGTTCAACGCCCTCGGCGGCGTGCTCGTCGCCGTCGTCGGCGCGACGGCGCTGTTCGTCCTCGACGCGGCGACGTTCGTCGCCGCCGCCGCCCTGTTCGCTGGCCTCCGGGTGCGGGCGGCGGGGGAGACGAGCGACTCGGTCGGCGGACCCGAGGACGCCCCCGATACGGCAGAACCGGTCGCCGCCACCGACGGTGGGGCCGACGAGACGGCCGAGCGACCCGACGGTGGTGAGGAACCGACGGGAGCCGGCGACGACCCGACCAGCTACGTCGCGGACCTCCGCGAGGGTATCGCGTTCCTCCGTGGGACGGTGATGGGGAAGGTGATGCTCGGCTCCGTCGTGGTCAACGGGACGTTCGGTGCCGCACTCGCCGTCCTGCCGGCGTACGGCGACATGCTCGGTGGGGAGATCGCCTACGGACTGCTGACGGCGGGCGTCGGTGGCGGGCTGTTCGTCGGCGCGCTCGCCGCCAGTCGATTCGAGGACTACGCCTTCGGGTGGCTCAACGTCGTGAGCTTCCTCGTCGGGGCGGTGCTGTGGGCCGCCGCCGTCACCGTCGGGTGGTTCCCCGGAACGGTCGCACTGCTCGCGCTCGCGCTGGTCCCCGTCGGCGTGACGAACGTACTGTTCTCGGCGCTCGTTCAGTCGCTCGTCCCCGAAGCGATGCTCGGCCGGGCCAGCGCGGTGATGGGCAGCATGTCCTCGGCGGCGACTCCCGTCGGCGCACTCCTCGGTGGCGCTGCTGCGGACGCGTTCGGCGTGACCGTCGTGTTGTACGTCACCGCGGCCGGGCTGTTGGGACTGGCCGTGTACCTGGCGTCTATCCGCCAGTTCCGTCGCCTCCCGCGGATTTCTGACGTGGAGACGCTCGCAGTCGAGTGA
- a CDS encoding ArsR/SmtB family transcription factor: MSRDSDDPAEAFSALSDPKRVTILRTLWKADGPMGFSELREAVGMRDSGQFNYHLGKLRDRFVVDGDEGYQLSVAGRRVVGALLSGAYTGDESAVSSPLGQPCPSCGGEVTFRYEDDRVWFDCEDCELTATNTIPPGAFAGYDTATYPEVAQRYLRTRIQHLSSGFCTTCEGRVRISVRRVGDIWPEEAGSLDDLPFVVYDCERCGDRATTDLGLALIDRSAVIAFYHDHGVDVRERPLWSFVSLHDSAVDSADPFRASATFREGDGALTLTVDDELTVRGVEHY, encoded by the coding sequence ATGAGCCGCGACTCCGACGACCCGGCCGAGGCGTTCTCGGCTCTCTCGGACCCGAAGCGCGTCACCATCCTCCGGACGCTCTGGAAGGCCGACGGTCCGATGGGGTTCTCGGAACTCCGCGAAGCCGTCGGGATGCGCGACTCCGGGCAGTTCAACTACCACCTCGGAAAACTCCGCGACCGGTTCGTGGTAGACGGCGACGAGGGCTACCAACTCAGTGTGGCCGGTCGGCGCGTCGTCGGCGCGCTGCTGTCGGGGGCGTACACGGGTGACGAGTCGGCGGTATCGAGCCCGCTCGGTCAGCCCTGTCCGAGCTGCGGAGGCGAGGTGACGTTCCGCTACGAGGACGACCGCGTCTGGTTCGACTGTGAGGACTGCGAACTGACCGCCACGAACACCATTCCGCCCGGTGCGTTCGCGGGCTACGACACGGCCACCTACCCAGAGGTCGCCCAGCGGTACCTCCGAACACGTATCCAGCACCTTTCATCGGGGTTCTGTACCACCTGCGAGGGTCGCGTCCGGATCAGCGTCCGTCGCGTTGGCGATATCTGGCCCGAGGAGGCCGGTTCGCTCGACGACCTCCCCTTCGTCGTCTACGACTGCGAGCGCTGTGGCGACCGGGCGACGACCGACCTCGGACTGGCGTTGATCGACCGATCCGCCGTCATCGCGTTCTACCACGACCACGGCGTCGACGTTCGTGAGCGACCGCTCTGGTCGTTCGTCTCGTTACACGACTCGGCCGTCGACTCGGCGGACCCGTTCCGCGCGTCGGCCACCTTCCGTGAGGGCGACGGTGCGCTCACGCTCACGGTAGATGACGAACTCACGGTCCGGGGAGTGGAACACTACTGA
- the eif1A gene encoding translation initiation factor eIF-1A — MSDSDSRKDLRMPDDDEVFAVVTNMLGANRVEVRCMDGKDRTARIPGRMQKRIWIREDDVVLVEPWDWQDEKADIAWRYEKQDADQLRREGHIQ; from the coding sequence ATGAGCGACAGCGACAGCAGGAAGGACCTGCGTATGCCCGACGACGACGAGGTGTTCGCCGTCGTGACCAACATGCTCGGGGCCAACCGGGTGGAGGTGCGATGCATGGACGGGAAGGACCGAACCGCCCGGATACCGGGGCGGATGCAGAAGCGCATCTGGATCCGCGAGGACGACGTCGTACTCGTCGAGCCGTGGGACTGGCAGGACGAGAAGGCCGACATCGCCTGGCGATACGAGAAGCAGGACGCGGACCAGCTCCGACGCGAGGGCCACATCCAGTGA
- a CDS encoding histidine phosphatase family protein: MPTILLMRHGETPWNRDQRMQGWAPVPLADRGHEQASAAAEHVAGTYDVDCVVSSDLLRTRETTERVRETLGDGLPVEFSDAWRERDIGVYQGLTYGDMRDRFPTFALGETAARAATEVPEGGESIVQMRERVLEGWRAVVERSGTTLVVTHGGPIHQVLGHAKGMDATSAVIEHTQANCALNEFGVDVAADESTDETPSVEVRRENATPWQDGIGVRSREGLEQSEESN, encoded by the coding sequence ATGCCAACGATTCTCCTGATGCGACACGGGGAGACGCCGTGGAACCGCGACCAGCGGATGCAGGGGTGGGCACCCGTCCCGCTGGCAGACCGCGGTCACGAACAGGCCAGCGCCGCGGCCGAGCACGTCGCGGGAACGTACGACGTGGACTGCGTCGTCTCCTCGGACCTACTTCGGACGCGCGAGACGACCGAGCGCGTCCGCGAGACGCTCGGCGACGGCCTGCCCGTCGAGTTCTCCGACGCGTGGCGCGAACGCGACATCGGCGTCTACCAGGGCCTGACCTACGGCGACATGCGCGACCGCTTCCCGACGTTCGCGCTGGGCGAGACGGCCGCCAGAGCCGCCACAGAGGTCCCCGAGGGCGGCGAGAGCATCGTCCAGATGCGCGAGCGGGTGCTTGAGGGCTGGCGAGCGGTCGTCGAGCGGTCGGGGACGACGCTCGTCGTCACCCACGGCGGCCCGATTCACCAGGTGCTCGGGCACGCGAAGGGGATGGACGCCACGTCGGCGGTCATCGAGCACACGCAGGCGAACTGCGCGCTCAACGAGTTCGGCGTCGACGTCGCCGCCGACGAGTCGACGGACGAAACGCCGTCGGTCGAGGTACGACGCGAGAACGCGACGCCGTGGCAGGACGGCATCGGGGTGCGGTCGCGGGAGGGGTTAGAGCAGAGCGAGGAGTCGAACTGA
- a CDS encoding zinc-dependent alcohol dehydrogenase family protein, whose protein sequence is MRAVVFQGAEEPMTVENVDPPECDDDGVVVETEACGVCRSDWHAWTGDWDWIGLMMTPGLVFGHEPVGRVVEVGDEVSRVSVGDRVTTPFNMSDGTCRHCRAGRGNICEKSVPMGFVQFQPGAFAERFPIRVADQNAVKIPDGIDPVDVAGLGCRFATAFHGVAHRVDVEPGDTVAVHGCGGVGLSAVHVADALGGRVVAVDIDEASLEMARELGAAETVNPSEVQDVPQAVKKCTPKSRGVDVSVDALGIAATCRNSVNSLAKGGQHLQIGLTTGEEEGEVSLPVDTMVTDEREFYGSYGMPPHEYEEIFAMMDAGKLDPGRIVTETISLEEVPDVVSSMDDYGTVGIPVCNEF, encoded by the coding sequence ATGCGCGCCGTCGTGTTCCAGGGAGCGGAAGAGCCGATGACAGTCGAGAACGTCGACCCACCCGAGTGTGACGACGACGGCGTCGTCGTCGAGACGGAAGCCTGCGGGGTCTGTCGGTCGGACTGGCACGCCTGGACCGGCGACTGGGACTGGATCGGACTCATGATGACGCCCGGTCTCGTCTTCGGCCACGAACCGGTCGGCCGCGTCGTCGAGGTCGGCGACGAGGTGTCGCGGGTCAGCGTCGGCGACCGCGTGACGACGCCGTTCAACATGTCCGACGGCACCTGCCGCCACTGTCGGGCCGGGCGGGGGAACATCTGCGAGAAGTCAGTTCCGATGGGATTCGTCCAGTTCCAGCCCGGAGCGTTCGCCGAGCGGTTCCCCATCCGCGTCGCCGACCAGAACGCCGTCAAGATTCCCGACGGCATCGACCCGGTCGACGTGGCCGGTCTCGGCTGCCGCTTCGCCACCGCGTTCCACGGCGTCGCCCACCGCGTCGACGTCGAACCGGGCGACACCGTCGCCGTCCACGGCTGTGGCGGCGTCGGCCTCTCGGCGGTCCACGTCGCCGACGCCCTCGGCGGCCGGGTCGTCGCCGTCGACATCGACGAGGCGAGCCTGGAGATGGCCCGCGAACTCGGCGCGGCCGAGACGGTGAACCCGAGCGAGGTACAGGACGTCCCCCAGGCGGTCAAGAAGTGCACGCCCAAGTCCCGCGGCGTCGACGTGAGCGTCGACGCCCTCGGCATCGCCGCGACCTGCCGCAACTCGGTGAACTCGCTGGCGAAGGGCGGCCAGCACCTCCAGATCGGTCTCACCACGGGCGAGGAGGAGGGCGAGGTGTCCCTGCCCGTCGACACGATGGTCACCGACGAACGCGAGTTCTACGGCTCGTACGGCATGCCGCCCCACGAGTACGAGGAGATCTTCGCGATGATGGACGCCGGCAAACTCGACCCCGGCCGCATCGTCACCGAGACCATCTCGCTGGAGGAGGTGCCCGACGTGGTCTCCAGCATGGACGACTACGGCACCGTCGGCATCCCCGTCTGTAACGAGTTCTAA
- the rio1 gene encoding serine/threonine-protein kinase Rio1 encodes MSEEEYGLLDVDNVEGFGDEWEEVDVSDTEADRIARKRDRKFLEFRKRIKNSERLKVDDSVFDEATYAAIYKLVQDGHIDAFGGPISTGKEAAVYNALGPDGTVAVKVYAISASDFKQMRDYLDGDPRFEGIGNDKRKVVMAWVRKEFANLKRAKEAGVRVPDPIAVERNVLVMEFVGSEAGDRGRRLAEVEVENPETAYEVVREYTRRLYDAGLVHGDLSEYNIVVHDGELVVIDLGQAVTVHHPNSRDFLERDCRNVANFFARQGVDTSGEQLLDYVTSEADPEP; translated from the coding sequence ATGAGCGAGGAGGAGTACGGCCTGCTCGACGTCGACAACGTCGAGGGGTTCGGCGACGAGTGGGAGGAGGTCGACGTCTCGGACACGGAGGCCGACCGCATCGCCCGCAAGCGCGACCGGAAGTTCCTGGAGTTCCGCAAGCGCATCAAGAACTCCGAGCGGCTGAAGGTCGACGACTCGGTGTTCGACGAGGCGACGTACGCCGCCATCTACAAACTCGTCCAGGACGGCCACATCGACGCCTTCGGCGGCCCCATCTCGACGGGCAAGGAGGCGGCCGTCTACAACGCCCTCGGCCCCGACGGCACCGTGGCCGTGAAGGTGTACGCCATCTCCGCGAGCGACTTCAAGCAGATGCGCGACTACCTCGACGGCGACCCCCGGTTCGAGGGCATCGGCAACGACAAGCGCAAGGTGGTGATGGCGTGGGTCCGCAAGGAGTTCGCGAACCTCAAGCGCGCGAAGGAGGCGGGCGTCCGGGTGCCCGACCCCATCGCCGTCGAGCGGAACGTCCTGGTGATGGAGTTCGTCGGTAGCGAGGCGGGCGACCGGGGCCGCCGCCTCGCCGAGGTGGAGGTCGAGAACCCCGAGACGGCCTACGAGGTGGTCCGGGAGTACACCCGCCGCCTCTACGACGCGGGCCTCGTCCACGGCGACCTGAGCGAGTACAACATCGTCGTCCACGACGGCGAGCTCGTCGTCATCGACCTCGGGCAGGCGGTCACCGTCCACCACCCGAACTCGCGGGACTTCCTCGAACGCGACTGCCGGAACGTGGCGAACTTCTTCGCCCGGCAGGGCGTCGACACCTCCGGCGAGCAGTTGCTGGACTACGTGACGAGCGAGGCGGACCCCGAACCGTAG
- a CDS encoding DUF7470 family protein produces MFGKLGTTGVAGILLLVGGIALVAVENVVVAGGMALMLVGLLLVARGLIGSMMSAFGMDGMF; encoded by the coding sequence ATGTTCGGCAAACTCGGTACGACGGGGGTCGCGGGTATCCTCCTGCTCGTCGGTGGTATCGCGCTCGTCGCCGTGGAGAACGTCGTCGTCGCGGGCGGGATGGCGCTGATGCTCGTCGGTCTGCTACTGGTCGCCCGGGGGCTCATCGGGTCGATGATGTCCGCGTTCGGGATGGACGGGATGTTCTGA
- a CDS encoding DUF460 domain-containing protein: MSTRTSALDAVVFGVDVQSGDVRGDAPQYAVVAFDGEQLDRDVVSLRKLRRLVEREKPAMVATDNMYELAADKDALVHFLDSLPAETKLVQVTGANRPEPLSRVASRHGVPYGKKPMKEAEASARLAAANVGQEVRAFSDTTSVKVARGRSTGKGGWSEDRYTRRIHGNVQGKAREVERTLDEAGLDYEVERVEKYGGLSRAVFEVQARPQDIPVSRTRSGDVRVEIERERRDGIEFEPLAKRRDHVFVGIDPGTTTAVAIVGLGGEVLDVLSTRTADTAEVTEWIIERGRPLLVAADVTPMPETVEKFRRSFDAVGWEPDRDLPVDTKQHRTREEGYDDDHQRDAMAAALFAHDAHEDQLDRIARKTPAPLDLGEVTARVLGRDESVEAAIDALTEDEEHEEESHEHVERELTPEEKRIKRLEARANRLESQVEDLRGTIEQKDERIAEYEDELSEARREERREARERREVTRLERETERLERELDEQREATEDAERKLDRLKDLWKLDHSNFADVAEARQGLVPVKIVAQFTTGAIDAADEQFGLAAGDVVFLRDASGAGRSTAERLAETDPRVVLRQGGLSDAADEVLFDQEIPVAPAEMVDVQEIDELAVAEEAAVEAAIDDWEDRAAERRKAKQGEMVDRLISEHRAGESRSDS, from the coding sequence GTGAGTACCCGCACGAGTGCGCTCGACGCGGTCGTGTTCGGCGTCGACGTGCAGAGCGGCGACGTCCGCGGCGACGCCCCCCAGTACGCCGTCGTCGCGTTCGACGGCGAACAGCTCGACCGGGACGTCGTCTCCCTCCGGAAGCTCCGACGGCTCGTCGAGCGGGAGAAGCCGGCGATGGTCGCGACGGACAACATGTACGAACTCGCGGCCGACAAGGACGCGCTCGTCCACTTCCTCGACTCGTTACCCGCCGAGACGAAGCTCGTCCAGGTGACCGGCGCGAACCGCCCGGAACCCCTCTCCAGAGTCGCCTCCCGCCACGGCGTCCCCTACGGGAAGAAGCCGATGAAGGAGGCCGAGGCGTCGGCCCGTCTCGCCGCGGCCAACGTCGGTCAGGAGGTCCGGGCGTTCTCCGACACGACGAGCGTCAAGGTCGCTCGCGGCCGCTCGACCGGCAAGGGCGGGTGGAGCGAGGACCGCTACACCCGGCGCATCCACGGCAACGTCCAGGGGAAGGCCCGCGAGGTCGAGCGGACGCTCGACGAGGCCGGGCTCGACTACGAGGTCGAGCGCGTCGAGAAGTACGGCGGCCTCTCGCGGGCGGTGTTCGAGGTGCAGGCCCGACCGCAGGACATCCCGGTCTCCCGGACCCGGTCGGGCGACGTCCGCGTCGAGATAGAGCGCGAGCGACGCGACGGCATCGAGTTCGAACCGCTCGCCAAGCGCCGCGACCACGTGTTCGTCGGCATCGACCCCGGCACGACCACCGCGGTGGCCATCGTCGGCCTCGGCGGCGAGGTGCTGGACGTCCTCTCGACGCGCACCGCCGACACCGCCGAGGTGACCGAGTGGATCATCGAACGCGGCCGTCCGCTGCTCGTCGCGGCGGACGTGACGCCGATGCCCGAGACCGTCGAGAAGTTCCGGCGGAGTTTCGACGCCGTCGGCTGGGAACCCGACCGGGACCTGCCGGTGGACACGAAACAGCACCGCACCCGCGAGGAGGGCTACGACGACGACCACCAGCGGGACGCGATGGCCGCCGCGCTGTTCGCCCACGACGCCCACGAGGACCAGCTCGACCGCATCGCGCGGAAGACTCCCGCGCCGCTGGACCTCGGCGAGGTGACCGCCCGCGTCCTCGGGCGCGACGAGAGCGTCGAGGCCGCCATCGACGCCCTCACCGAGGACGAGGAGCACGAGGAGGAGAGCCACGAGCACGTCGAGCGCGAACTGACTCCCGAGGAGAAGCGTATCAAGCGCCTCGAAGCCCGCGCCAACCGCCTCGAATCGCAGGTCGAGGACCTCCGCGGGACCATCGAGCAGAAGGACGAGCGCATCGCGGAGTACGAGGACGAACTCAGCGAGGCCCGCCGCGAGGAACGGCGCGAGGCCCGCGAGCGCCGCGAGGTGACCCGCCTCGAACGCGAGACCGAGCGCCTCGAACGCGAACTCGACGAGCAACGCGAGGCGACCGAGGACGCCGAACGGAAACTCGACCGCCTGAAGGACCTCTGGAAGCTCGACCACTCGAACTTCGCCGACGTGGCCGAGGCACGCCAGGGGCTCGTCCCCGTCAAAATCGTCGCCCAGTTCACGACCGGCGCTATCGACGCCGCCGACGAGCAGTTCGGCCTCGCCGCCGGCGACGTGGTGTTCCTCCGCGACGCCTCCGGCGCGGGCCGGTCCACCGCCGAACGCCTCGCCGAGACCGACCCCCGCGTCGTCCTGCGGCAGGGCGGCCTCTCGGACGCCGCCGACGAGGTGCTGTTCGACCAAGAGATACCGGTCGCTCCCGCCGAGATGGTCGACGTACAGGAGATAGACGAACTCGCCGTCGCCGAGGAGGCGGCCGTCGAGGCGGCCATCGACGACTGGGAGGACCGTGCCGCCGAGCGCCGGAAGGCGAAGCAGGGCGAGATGGTCGACCGCCTCATCAGCGAACACCGCGCCGGCGAGTCACGCAGCGACAGTTGA
- a CDS encoding nucleotidyltransferase domain-containing protein, which produces MTFSSSAPHRDALLALCDRLPSDLPWAVTASENLALRGFDVSPGDVDLATTADGVYRIEELFSDHVTRDVVPPEEAETETIRSHFGALSLHGTEVELMGDVEHHIDGEWVADPPVAEVREFRTVEGREVPVIPLDVEAAGYRARGEPDRAAAIEARLEAARDEDAERATNSAVPEEARR; this is translated from the coding sequence ATGACCTTCTCATCGTCGGCCCCGCACCGCGACGCCCTCCTCGCGCTGTGTGACCGACTGCCGAGCGACCTGCCGTGGGCGGTGACGGCGAGCGAGAACCTCGCGCTCCGGGGGTTCGACGTCTCGCCGGGCGACGTCGACCTCGCGACGACCGCCGACGGCGTCTACCGCATCGAGGAGCTGTTCTCCGACCACGTCACACGCGACGTGGTCCCCCCAGAAGAGGCCGAGACCGAGACGATTCGCTCGCACTTCGGTGCGCTGTCGCTCCACGGCACCGAGGTCGAGTTGATGGGCGACGTCGAGCACCACATCGACGGGGAGTGGGTCGCCGACCCACCCGTCGCCGAGGTGCGCGAGTTCCGCACCGTCGAGGGACGCGAGGTACCAGTGATACCCCTCGACGTCGAGGCCGCGGGCTACCGCGCCAGAGGAGAACCGGACCGGGCCGCCGCCATCGAGGCTCGTCTGGAGGCAGCACGCGACGAGGATGCCGAGCGCGCGACCAATTCCGCCGTCCCCGAGGAGGCTCGCCGATGA